A DNA window from Litorivicinus lipolyticus contains the following coding sequences:
- a CDS encoding LON peptidase substrate-binding domain-containing protein, with translation MSEIRLPVFVLGLVLAPGGRLPLRIFEPRYLAMVKWCMRHQQGFVVVAPDGDGFSPRGCVCRIVDFDQLPDGCLGLTAVGDRLVELSQPSQDDDGLWWAEHVDLPPEADIEPGEAEADLVSLLASLSEHPAVVSLELDIDFESASEVGWRLLELLPFDLAVKQSLIEQPNPLARLNALREALSTLQAPT, from the coding sequence ATGAGTGAAATTCGTTTGCCGGTGTTTGTGTTGGGGCTGGTGCTGGCGCCGGGTGGGCGTTTGCCGCTGCGTATATTCGAGCCGCGCTACCTGGCGATGGTCAAATGGTGCATGCGCCATCAGCAAGGGTTCGTCGTGGTCGCCCCCGATGGCGACGGCTTTTCACCGCGCGGGTGCGTGTGTCGGATTGTTGATTTTGACCAGCTGCCGGACGGCTGTTTGGGCTTGACCGCGGTCGGCGATCGCTTGGTCGAGCTAAGCCAGCCGAGCCAGGACGACGACGGGTTATGGTGGGCCGAGCACGTCGATTTGCCGCCCGAAGCGGATATAGAACCGGGCGAGGCCGAGGCGGACCTGGTCAGTTTGCTGGCGTCATTGAGCGAGCACCCTGCGGTGGTGTCGCTGGAGTTGGATATCGATTTTGAGAGTGCCTCCGAGGTCGGCTGGCGGCTGCTGGAATTGTTGCCGTTTGACCTGGCGGTCAAGCAATCGTTGATCGAACAGCCGAACCCTCTGGCGCGTTTAAATGCGCTACGTGAGGCGCTGTCAAC
- a CDS encoding flavin prenyltransferase UbiX codes for MSDFAKTVTVGVTGASGAPYTLGLLKALVAQDVRVWFMISQAARIVFGEETDLKLPPKAADLERFLSETFGARAGQIRVFGEQQWSAPVASGSGAPVPMVVCPCSTGCLSAIATGASNNLLERAADVALKERRPLILVPRETPYSAIHLEHMLSLTRQGAVILPASPGFYRAPESIQDLVDFVVARILGQLNLQQDLVPRWGARHE; via the coding sequence ATGAGTGATTTTGCAAAAACAGTGACGGTAGGGGTTACCGGCGCGTCCGGCGCGCCTTATACCTTGGGCCTGTTAAAGGCCCTAGTGGCACAAGACGTGCGCGTTTGGTTCATGATTTCGCAAGCCGCGCGGATCGTGTTTGGCGAAGAGACCGACTTGAAGTTGCCGCCGAAGGCGGCGGACCTAGAGCGCTTTCTGAGTGAAACCTTTGGCGCTCGCGCCGGTCAAATACGCGTGTTCGGCGAGCAGCAATGGTCGGCGCCGGTGGCGTCCGGCAGTGGTGCGCCGGTGCCGATGGTGGTGTGCCCCTGTTCGACGGGGTGCTTGTCAGCGATTGCCACCGGGGCCAGCAATAACTTGCTGGAACGGGCGGCGGATGTGGCGCTTAAAGAGCGTCGGCCGTTGATTCTAGTGCCGCGTGAAACACCTTACTCGGCCATTCACCTGGAACACATGCTGTCGTTAACGCGCCAAGGGGCGGTCATCTTGCCTGCCAGCCCGGGCTTTTATAGGGCCCCGGAATCGATCCAGGACTTGGTCGATTTCGTGGTCGCGCGAATTTTAGGGCAGCTCAACCTTCAACAAGACTTGGTGCCACGATGGGGGGCTCGACATGAGTGA
- a CDS encoding 6-phosphofructokinase gives MSGRNAFYAQSGGVTSVINASAWGLIQGCRARPDTFGTVYAGREGIIGALDENLIDTSKFLDDTLEHLLWTPGGAFGSCRYKLKGIEQNRTEYERLIEVFDAHDIGYFFYNGGNDSMDTAHKVSLLASEMGYPLTCIGIPKTIDNDLAATDNCPGFGSVAKYVATSTAEAGYDIASMCGSSTKVFIMEVMGRHAGWIAAAAGLASERAEFPPHMILFPELTFDADDFLNEVDRCVADYGYCVVVASEGIAYADGTFVAESGVKDAFGHAQLGGVAPALAKLVGERTGHKYHYAIADYLQRSARHIASKTDLDQAIAVGEAAARYAAEGLQGVMPAIIRGDGDSYTWSIQPADLSDVANHEKFMPRDFITDNGYAITQAARDYLQPLIEGECFPPFKDGLPEYQRLDLERLVARKLAPRA, from the coding sequence ATGTCAGGACGCAACGCTTTTTACGCCCAATCCGGAGGCGTCACCAGCGTCATTAACGCTAGCGCCTGGGGCCTAATCCAAGGCTGTCGCGCACGGCCCGACACCTTTGGCACGGTCTATGCGGGCCGCGAAGGCATCATTGGAGCGCTGGACGAAAACCTGATTGATACCAGTAAATTTCTGGATGACACCCTGGAACACTTACTCTGGACACCCGGCGGCGCGTTCGGCAGTTGTCGCTACAAGCTCAAAGGCATTGAACAAAATCGCACCGAATACGAACGCCTGATTGAAGTGTTCGACGCCCATGATATTGGCTACTTTTTCTACAACGGCGGCAACGACAGCATGGACACCGCCCACAAAGTCAGCCTATTGGCGTCTGAAATGGGCTACCCACTGACCTGCATCGGCATTCCCAAAACCATCGACAACGATTTAGCCGCGACCGACAACTGCCCCGGCTTTGGCAGCGTCGCTAAGTACGTCGCAACATCAACCGCAGAAGCCGGGTACGACATTGCCAGCATGTGCGGCTCGTCGACCAAGGTCTTTATCATGGAAGTAATGGGGCGCCATGCCGGCTGGATCGCGGCGGCGGCCGGCCTCGCCAGCGAGCGGGCAGAGTTCCCGCCGCACATGATTTTATTCCCTGAGTTGACCTTTGATGCCGACGATTTTCTAAACGAAGTTGATCGCTGCGTGGCCGACTACGGTTACTGCGTGGTCGTTGCCAGCGAGGGCATTGCCTACGCGGATGGCACGTTTGTTGCCGAAAGCGGCGTCAAAGATGCATTCGGCCATGCCCAGCTGGGCGGCGTCGCCCCGGCACTTGCAAAACTGGTCGGCGAGCGCACCGGCCACAAGTACCATTACGCCATCGCCGACTACTTACAGCGCAGTGCACGCCACATCGCCTCCAAAACCGACCTGGACCAAGCCATAGCGGTCGGTGAAGCCGCCGCGCGCTATGCAGCCGAGGGCCTGCAAGGGGTGATGCCGGCGATTATTCGAGGTGACGGCGACAGCTACACCTGGAGCATCCAGCCTGCCGATTTGTCCGACGTTGCCAATCACGAGAAATTCATGCCGCGCGATTTTATCACCGACAATGGCTACGCCATTACCCAGGCGGCGCGCGACTACCTGCAGCCACTCATTGAAGGCGAGTGTTTCCCGCCCTTTAAGGATGGCTTGCCGGAGTATCAGCGCCTGGACTTGGAGCGACTGGTAGCGCGTAAGCTGGCGCCCCGCGCTTAG
- the ppa gene encoding inorganic diphosphatase, with amino-acid sequence MSFNNIPAGKDLPNDIYVAIEIPANADPIKYEIDKDFDAVMVDRFMATPMFYPANYGFVPSTLGEDGDPLDVLVVTPYPVMPGSIIRARPVGILDMTDEAGKDAKVLAVPHTKVSKLYDHVQEPGDLGQLLLDQIQHFFENYKDLEDGKWVKVDGWRGSDAAREAVIASVAAYKG; translated from the coding sequence ATGTCATTTAACAACATTCCCGCGGGCAAAGATCTGCCCAACGACATCTATGTCGCGATCGAAATCCCCGCCAACGCGGACCCGATCAAGTACGAAATCGACAAAGATTTTGACGCGGTCATGGTCGACCGTTTTATGGCCACGCCGATGTTCTACCCCGCCAACTATGGTTTTGTTCCCAGCACATTGGGCGAAGACGGCGATCCGTTGGACGTGTTGGTTGTGACGCCCTACCCGGTCATGCCTGGCAGCATCATCCGCGCGCGGCCCGTCGGCATCCTCGACATGACTGACGAAGCCGGCAAAGATGCCAAAGTGCTCGCGGTGCCGCACACCAAGGTCAGCAAGCTTTACGACCACGTCCAAGAACCCGGTGATCTGGGGCAGCTGTTGCTGGACCAAATTCAGCACTTTTTCGAGAACTACAAAGACTTGGAAGACGGCAAGTGGGTCAAGGTTGACGGATGGCGCGGCAGTGACGCCGCCCGCGAAGCCGTGATCGCATCGGTCGCCGCCTACAAAGGCTGA
- a CDS encoding VIT1/CCC1 transporter family protein — MPMITPPPAPAHEEHHFITRSGWLRASVLGANDGIVSISSLLVGVAAADPSPRAVVVAGVAGLTAGALSMAAGEYVSVSSQADTERADIAREQQALLESPKAELAELAAIYEARGISAATAHQVAVELTEHDALAAHVQDELGLSEVHSANPMQAALASGATFTVAGAIPLAGALMAPADQTIASVLAVTLFALAVLGLLGAKAGGAPIAPSMVRVLGWGIAAMAVTAGIGHLFGVAV; from the coding sequence ATGCCCATGATCACGCCCCCGCCCGCACCCGCACACGAAGAGCACCACTTTATCACCCGCAGCGGCTGGCTTAGGGCCTCTGTACTTGGAGCCAACGACGGCATCGTCTCGATATCTTCGTTGCTGGTCGGTGTGGCCGCAGCCGATCCAAGCCCGCGGGCAGTGGTGGTAGCCGGGGTCGCCGGCCTGACCGCAGGGGCGCTGTCGATGGCCGCCGGCGAATACGTATCCGTGTCCTCGCAAGCCGACACTGAACGCGCTGACATCGCCCGCGAACAACAGGCGCTACTGGAGTCACCCAAGGCCGAGCTGGCTGAATTGGCGGCGATTTACGAAGCGCGCGGCATCTCCGCCGCCACCGCCCACCAAGTCGCGGTCGAGTTGACCGAGCACGACGCTTTGGCGGCGCACGTTCAAGATGAGCTGGGGTTGTCCGAGGTGCACAGCGCCAACCCGATGCAGGCAGCACTGGCCTCAGGTGCGACCTTTACCGTCGCCGGTGCGATTCCCTTGGCCGGCGCACTGATGGCGCCCGCCGATCAAACTATCGCCAGTGTCTTAGCCGTCACACTATTTGCGCTGGCAGTGCTGGGTTTGCTGGGAGCCAAGGCCGGCGGCGCCCCAATCGCGCCCTCCATGGTTCGGGTGCTCGGCTGGGGCATCGCCGCGATGGCGGTCACCGCCGGCATCGGCCATCTGTTTGGGGTGGCCGTTTAG
- a CDS encoding DUF2333 family protein produces the protein MSNDSDTILNAVNQSAKGRRLRVPIKAVAILLGVLLIMTVVLGVWFSREPERFEVAQIVAATHDGRAPKSGSLTTGALLHITRTLLEKPGGYLSNDIIPPGIVVDNMPNFEWGALVQARDLARALRKDFSRSQSQSTENEHLVVAEPALNFDSEKWFPSAEGSYSKAERALTRYLDSLLDPSQPDAQFFARADNLRGWLSDVETRLGSLSQRLSASVGQVRINTDLAGDSNAEQSTPAPAVSMVKTPWLEIDDVFYEARGSAWALIQVLRAIEVDFAGVLDDKNARASVRQIIRELEATQDTVWSPIIMNGSGFGMFANHSLVMASYISRAHSAMTDLRSLLSEG, from the coding sequence ATGAGTAACGATTCCGACACCATTTTGAATGCTGTAAACCAGTCCGCCAAGGGGCGGCGCTTGCGTGTGCCCATCAAGGCCGTCGCGATATTGCTGGGCGTGTTACTCATTATGACCGTGGTTTTGGGTGTTTGGTTCTCGCGTGAGCCTGAACGCTTTGAGGTGGCGCAGATCGTCGCGGCGACCCACGACGGGCGCGCGCCAAAATCGGGCAGCCTGACCACCGGCGCTTTGCTGCACATTACGCGAACCTTGTTGGAAAAGCCCGGTGGCTACCTGTCCAACGACATTATTCCGCCGGGTATCGTGGTCGATAACATGCCCAATTTCGAATGGGGTGCCTTGGTCCAGGCCCGAGATTTGGCTCGCGCCTTGCGCAAAGATTTCAGCCGGTCACAGTCGCAGTCGACCGAAAATGAGCACCTGGTGGTCGCCGAGCCGGCCCTGAACTTTGATTCGGAAAAATGGTTTCCGTCGGCCGAGGGCAGCTATAGCAAGGCTGAGCGCGCGCTGACCCGTTATCTGGACAGTTTGTTGGACCCCAGCCAACCGGACGCGCAGTTCTTTGCCCGTGCCGACAACTTGCGAGGCTGGTTGTCCGACGTCGAGACGCGCCTCGGTTCGTTGTCACAGCGCCTCAGTGCCAGCGTCGGCCAGGTCCGGATTAACACGGATTTGGCAGGCGATTCCAACGCCGAGCAGTCGACACCGGCACCGGCGGTATCGATGGTGAAAACACCGTGGCTGGAAATTGATGATGTGTTCTACGAGGCGCGCGGCAGTGCATGGGCGCTGATTCAAGTGTTGCGGGCGATCGAAGTGGACTTTGCCGGTGTCCTAGACGATAAGAATGCGCGTGCCTCGGTACGTCAAATTATCCGCGAGCTTGAAGCGACCCAGGACACCGTGTGGAGTCCGATCATTATGAACGGCAGTGGGTTTGGCATGTTTGCCAACCACTCGTTGGTCATGGCCAGTTACATCAGTCGCGCGCACTCGGCGATGACTGATCTGCGTTCTTTGCTAAGCGAGGGCTAA
- a CDS encoding protein-disulfide reductase DsbD N-terminal domain-containing protein codes for MTRLLILATALSATLASAVARAELFAQDEFLAPGQAYQLSAQQGEQSWSLAIRILPDYYLYVDKLVAFSAADGIETALALETGNYRDYPDPLFGSVKIYQGDLSLALRDNPLPGELWVKVQGCSMRGLCYPPEQRLLSIIPD; via the coding sequence ATGACACGCTTACTGATCCTCGCCACTGCACTCTCAGCCACCCTTGCCAGCGCCGTCGCGCGCGCCGAGCTGTTCGCCCAGGACGAGTTTTTAGCGCCCGGGCAGGCCTACCAATTGTCGGCCCAGCAAGGCGAGCAGAGCTGGTCGTTGGCCATCCGCATTTTGCCCGACTATTACCTTTATGTTGACAAGCTGGTTGCCTTCAGCGCCGCCGACGGCATTGAAACCGCTCTGGCGCTGGAGACGGGGAACTACCGAGACTACCCGGACCCGCTGTTTGGCAGCGTCAAAATCTATCAGGGCGACCTGAGCCTGGCACTGCGGGACAACCCACTGCCGGGGGAGCTTTGGGTCAAGGTACAAGGCTGCTCAATGCGCGGGCTTTGCTACCCGCCGGAACAGCGCCTGTTATCGATCATTCCCGACTAG
- the aroQ gene encoding type II 3-dehydroquinate dehydratase, giving the protein MARLLLINGPNLNLLGTREPGVYGHRTLANIETDLCAQASAMGHDLACYQSNHEGDLVDRIQQARDEGVAFILINPGAYTHTSVAIRDAFAGVAIPFVEIHLSNIHSREAFRHHSYLSDIAAGVIVGLGELGYQLGLTAAHAKLGSH; this is encoded by the coding sequence ATGGCGCGGTTACTGCTAATTAACGGACCTAACTTGAACCTGCTCGGAACACGCGAGCCCGGGGTCTACGGGCACCGCACCTTGGCCAACATCGAAACCGACTTGTGCGCCCAGGCCAGCGCCATGGGCCACGACCTGGCGTGCTATCAAAGCAACCATGAAGGTGATCTGGTCGATCGTATTCAACAGGCTCGGGACGAAGGTGTCGCATTCATCTTGATAAACCCGGGCGCGTACACCCACACGTCGGTCGCCATTCGCGATGCCTTTGCCGGCGTCGCCATTCCGTTCGTCGAAATTCATTTATCCAACATTCATTCACGTGAGGCGTTTCGCCACCACAGCTACCTGAGCGACATCGCCGCCGGCGTCATCGTCGGCTTGGGCGAGCTTGGGTATCAACTCGGCCTGACCGCCGCTCACGCAAAGCTAGGGAGTCACTGA
- the accB gene encoding acetyl-CoA carboxylase biotin carboxyl carrier protein — MDIRKIKKLIELLHDSDVHEIEIKEGEEAVRITRGGGAPVALASVPMAAPAAIAAPVAAPVAEVISGHQVLSPMVGTFYSSPNPESPAFAALGTSVKVGDPLCIIEAMKMMNQITADSAGVVKAVLAADGDPVEFDQPLFVIE; from the coding sequence ATGGACATTCGCAAGATCAAAAAACTGATCGAGTTGCTGCACGACTCGGACGTTCACGAAATCGAAATCAAAGAAGGCGAAGAAGCCGTGCGCATCACCCGTGGCGGCGGCGCCCCGGTCGCACTCGCGAGCGTACCGATGGCCGCCCCGGCGGCAATTGCAGCGCCGGTTGCCGCCCCCGTTGCCGAAGTCATCAGCGGCCACCAAGTTCTGAGTCCGATGGTCGGCACCTTCTATTCATCGCCGAACCCCGAGTCGCCGGCTTTTGCCGCGCTCGGAACCTCGGTCAAAGTGGGCGATCCGCTGTGCATCATCGAAGCCATGAAAATGATGAACCAGATCACCGCCGATAGCGCCGGCGTCGTCAAAGCCGTGCTGGCCGCCGACGGCGACCCGGTTGAATTCGATCAACCTTTGTTTGTGATCGAATAA
- the accC gene encoding acetyl-CoA carboxylase biotin carboxylase subunit, translating into MMKKVLIANRGEIALRVLRACRSMGIKVVAAHSSADRDLMHVRLADESVCIGPAPGAKSYLNVPALIAAAEITQADAIHPGYGFLSENADFAERCEQSGFTFIGPRAETIRVMGDKVSAIAAMKKAGVPTVPGSDGPLPTDPAAVKAIAQRVGYPVIIKASSGGGGRGMRVVNEEAELINSIALTQAEAKAAFGDETVYLEKFLLRPRHVEIQVLADEHGNAVHLYDRDCSLQRRHQKVIEEAPAPGIDPVAQAQVFKACTDACKAIGYRGAGTFEFLYEDGGFYFIEMNTRVQVEHPVTELVTGVDIVAEQLRIAAGLPLSFSQDDVKLRGHAFECRINAEDPVTFMPSPGLVKTWHAPGGPGVRIDSHLYSGYRVPPHYDSLIAKILTHADTREGALDRMQIALSEMIVDGVKTNGPLHQMLCADEGFRAGCVSIHYLEKKLAE; encoded by the coding sequence ATAATGAAGAAGGTCCTGATTGCTAACCGCGGGGAAATTGCCCTGCGCGTTCTGCGCGCTTGTCGCAGCATGGGCATCAAGGTGGTCGCCGCGCACTCCAGCGCCGACCGCGACCTGATGCACGTTCGCCTGGCCGATGAATCGGTGTGTATCGGCCCCGCGCCGGGTGCCAAAAGCTACCTCAACGTACCCGCCCTTATTGCAGCCGCTGAAATCACCCAGGCCGACGCCATTCACCCCGGCTACGGATTTTTATCGGAAAACGCGGATTTCGCTGAGCGCTGCGAACAGTCCGGGTTCACCTTTATCGGCCCGCGCGCGGAAACCATCCGCGTCATGGGCGACAAGGTCAGCGCGATCGCAGCCATGAAAAAAGCCGGCGTACCGACCGTGCCGGGTTCTGATGGCCCGCTGCCGACCGACCCTGCCGCGGTCAAGGCGATCGCCCAGCGTGTTGGCTATCCTGTGATTATCAAAGCCTCATCCGGCGGCGGCGGTCGCGGCATGCGCGTGGTCAACGAAGAGGCCGAGCTGATCAACAGCATCGCCTTGACCCAAGCCGAAGCCAAAGCGGCGTTTGGTGACGAAACCGTGTACCTGGAAAAATTCCTGTTGCGCCCGCGTCACGTCGAAATCCAGGTACTGGCCGACGAGCACGGCAACGCGGTGCACCTGTACGACCGCGACTGCTCACTGCAGCGCCGTCACCAAAAAGTGATTGAAGAAGCACCGGCCCCGGGCATCGACCCGGTCGCCCAAGCCCAGGTCTTTAAGGCCTGTACCGACGCCTGCAAAGCGATCGGCTACCGCGGCGCCGGAACCTTCGAGTTTTTGTACGAAGACGGTGGTTTTTACTTCATCGAGATGAACACCCGCGTTCAGGTTGAGCATCCGGTCACCGAATTGGTGACTGGTGTCGATATCGTCGCCGAACAACTGCGCATTGCCGCTGGGCTGCCGTTGTCCTTTAGCCAGGACGACGTCAAGTTGCGCGGACACGCGTTTGAATGCCGCATCAATGCCGAAGACCCGGTCACTTTCATGCCGTCACCCGGGCTGGTCAAAACCTGGCACGCCCCCGGTGGACCAGGTGTTCGGATTGATTCGCACCTGTACAGCGGCTACCGCGTACCGCCGCACTACGATTCATTGATCGCTAAAATCCTAACCCACGCGGACACCCGCGAAGGGGCCTTGGATCGGATGCAGATTGCACTCTCGGAAATGATCGTCGACGGCGTCAAAACCAACGGACCGCTGCACCAAATGCTGTGTGCGGACGAGGGTTTCCGCGCCGGCTGCGTGTCGATTCACTACCTCGAAAAGAAACTCGCTGAATGA
- the prmA gene encoding 50S ribosomal protein L11 methyltransferase — translation MSDWRVLRVAVPAAQAEVIEQVMEDNGALAVTMTDAEDHPLFEPPPGARPLWPRVQIEAIFGQDEDDDLTRAACQNALAGHLGDAAPTLVSQNLADQDWTRLWMDAFKPMRFGQRLWIVPSWHECPAPNDVNLRLDPGLAFGTGTHPTTALCLAWLDGQTEWPGRVLDFGCGSGVLALAALALGSQFADGTDIDPQALTATLDNAERNGLSERIAVHMAEGFSAAPYDLVMANILSGPLVELADTLLSHLNVGGQLVLSGLLEDQAKTVMAAYRCVTFDAPAVIDGWCRLSGRRTH, via the coding sequence ATGAGCGATTGGCGCGTGCTTCGGGTCGCCGTGCCGGCGGCCCAAGCTGAGGTCATCGAGCAAGTCATGGAAGACAATGGCGCCCTCGCGGTGACCATGACAGATGCCGAGGACCACCCACTATTTGAACCGCCACCGGGTGCACGTCCGCTCTGGCCTCGGGTTCAAATCGAGGCCATTTTCGGCCAAGACGAAGACGACGACCTGACCCGGGCGGCGTGCCAAAACGCACTCGCCGGTCACCTCGGCGATGCCGCCCCGACCCTGGTTTCGCAAAACCTCGCTGACCAGGACTGGACGCGGCTGTGGATGGACGCGTTTAAACCCATGCGCTTTGGTCAGCGTCTGTGGATTGTGCCGAGCTGGCATGAATGCCCGGCCCCGAACGACGTCAACTTGCGGCTTGACCCGGGCTTGGCGTTCGGCACTGGCACCCACCCGACCACCGCCTTGTGCCTGGCGTGGCTGGACGGCCAAACCGAGTGGCCGGGACGGGTGTTGGACTTCGGCTGCGGCAGCGGCGTACTCGCACTGGCGGCCCTGGCCCTGGGCAGTCAGTTCGCCGACGGCACCGACATCGATCCACAGGCACTGACCGCGACCCTGGATAATGCCGAGCGCAATGGGCTGTCTGAACGCATCGCCGTGCACATGGCCGAGGGTTTCAGCGCCGCCCCCTACGACTTGGTAATGGCCAACATTTTGTCTGGCCCGTTGGTTGAATTGGCCGACACCCTGTTGTCGCACCTTAACGTCGGTGGCCAATTGGTGCTGTCGGGGTTATTGGAAGACCAAGCGAAAACTGTGATGGCGGCCTACCGGTGCGTCACCTTCGACGCCCCCGCCGTGATCGACGGCTGGTGCAGACTTTCGGGTAGGCGCACACACTAA
- the dusB gene encoding tRNA dihydrouridine synthase DusB — MRIGDFKLDGQVLLAPMAGVSDRPCRQISVRYGAALATTEMLISDTRHWHSTKSQTRLNFADNPGLVSVQIAGNDPAQMAHAARELVGRGADLVDINFGCPAKKVCGAAAGSALLRDLPRIQAILDAVISAVAVPVTVKTRTGWDDDTRTAIDFARLADAAGVQAMTLHGRTRQQHFNGSAEHDTLKRVRDATDMTLIANGDISSPNDACQIIKATGADGVMIGRAAQGNPWLVQACDAALRGQPAPSTPDAREQHAVIREHLDALHTFYGEFQGVRFARKHLRWYWQTLSLPAAEVQHFNALQSAQQQLDWLDSWGCAA; from the coding sequence ATGCGGATCGGCGACTTCAAACTGGATGGGCAGGTTTTGCTAGCGCCGATGGCCGGGGTTAGTGATCGACCGTGCCGCCAAATCAGCGTCCGCTATGGGGCCGCGCTCGCGACCACCGAAATGCTTATCAGTGACACTCGACACTGGCACTCAACCAAAAGCCAAACCCGACTGAACTTCGCTGACAACCCAGGTCTGGTGTCCGTGCAAATTGCCGGCAACGACCCCGCGCAGATGGCGCATGCGGCCCGCGAATTGGTCGGACGCGGTGCCGACCTGGTCGATATTAATTTTGGTTGTCCTGCCAAAAAAGTCTGTGGCGCCGCCGCAGGCTCCGCGCTGCTGCGCGACTTGCCGCGCATCCAAGCGATTTTAGACGCCGTAATCAGCGCCGTTGCCGTGCCCGTCACGGTCAAGACCCGAACAGGCTGGGACGACGACACCCGCACTGCCATAGACTTTGCGCGATTGGCTGACGCCGCCGGCGTCCAAGCCATGACCTTGCATGGGCGCACTCGCCAACAGCACTTCAATGGGAGCGCCGAACACGACACCTTGAAGCGTGTGCGTGACGCCACCGATATGACCCTGATTGCCAACGGCGATATCTCCAGCCCAAATGACGCCTGCCAGATCATCAAAGCCACCGGCGCCGATGGCGTCATGATTGGGCGCGCCGCCCAGGGTAACCCCTGGCTGGTTCAGGCCTGCGACGCGGCATTACGCGGCCAACCGGCACCGAGCACGCCCGACGCCCGCGAGCAGCACGCAGTCATCCGCGAACACCTGGACGCCCTGCATACCTTTTACGGTGAATTTCAGGGCGTCCGATTTGCCCGAAAACACCTGCGCTGGTATTGGCAGACCCTGTCACTGCCGGCCGCCGAGGTGCAGCACTTCAATGCCCTGCAGTCGGCACAGCAACAGCTCGACTGGCTCGATAGCTGGGGCTGCGCCGCATGA
- a CDS encoding helix-turn-helix domain-containing protein, with protein sequence MSSPLSFRQAVTLALTDYFRSLEGEPPHQLHALVTNEVEAPLLEMTLELAGGNQTVAAKMLGLSRNTLRKKMAAHGLL encoded by the coding sequence ATGAGCAGTCCGCTGAGCTTTCGGCAAGCGGTAACGCTGGCACTAACTGACTACTTTCGCTCGCTCGAGGGCGAACCGCCACACCAACTGCATGCGCTGGTGACCAATGAAGTCGAAGCGCCACTGTTGGAAATGACTCTAGAATTAGCCGGTGGCAACCAAACGGTTGCGGCCAAAATGTTAGGGCTGTCTCGCAACACCCTGCGTAAAAAAATGGCCGCCCACGGCCTGCTCTAA